One Malania oleifera isolate guangnan ecotype guangnan chromosome 10, ASM2987363v1, whole genome shotgun sequence genomic region harbors:
- the LOC131165868 gene encoding cell division control protein 48 homolog C-like yields the protein MRSMLRSSYSKAKPAVESKPEEKNLEMEEVAQQAKKINSVEGERIEGIGTDSKPEVKGSGVGGNGVGGGGEVKGKDEPMFRDLGGMGGVVEELTINVVVPLYHPRLPQCLGVRPPVGILLHGPPGCGKTKLAHAIANETGFPFFRFQLLKWSLVFQVHLKRIFESFSQKLTGLLLQLYILMRLMQLLQKEKIYRGRWIDA from the exons ATGAGGTCAATGCTGCGCTCGAGTTATAGCAAAGCAAAGCCTGCTGTGGAATCGAAGCCGGAGGAGAAGAATCTTGAGATGGAGGAGGTTGCTCAGCAGGCCAAGAAGATCAATTCGGTTGAAGGAGAGAGAATTGAAGGAATTGGAACGGATTCGAAACCAGAAGTGAAGGGTTCCGGCGTTGGAGGCAATGGTGTTGGTGGCGGTGGTGAGGTGAAGGGGAAGGACGAGCCaatgtttagggatttgggtGGAATGGGAGGGGTGGTGGAGGAGTTGACAATTAATGTTGTTGTTCCGTTGTACCATCCGCGACTACCTCAGTGTCTCGGAGTTAGGCCGCCAGTGGGGATTTTATTGCACGGTCCACCTGGGTGTGGAAAGACGAAGCTGGCTCATGCCATTGCCAATGAGACTGGATTTCCATTTTTTAGATTTCAGCTACTGAAGTGGTCTCTGGTGTTTCAG GTGCATCTGAAGAGAATATTTGAGAGCTTTTCTCAAAAGCTTACAGGACTGCTCCTTCAATTGTATATATTGATGAGATTGATGCAATTGCTTCAAAAAGAGAAAATCTACAGAGGGAGATGGATCGACGCATAG